In Lytechinus pictus isolate F3 Inbred unplaced genomic scaffold, Lp3.0 scaffold_293, whole genome shotgun sequence, the genomic window CAAATTTTGGCCTACATATATTTGGGAAAAAATCTTGGTCGatacaatataggcctactgaacaGTGGTATATAATAGGCCTATTAAAAGTAGGGGTGTGGAGGTGCTCAGGTATGGCGTTTTGACAGGGCGTTACActaccccaccccccaaaaaaaaaaaaataataataaaaaaaataaataaataaaatacaatgaaaaaaataacattaaaggTTTTCTGACATTGTCACCTCaaaaaaatttattatgatgtaGTATATGCAATTTTTCATGCTGAATACGAATCTGGCAATTGTTTCCCGTAATTTTGTCTCAATTCGACACAAATCAGGAAAAAGACCACGGTTAGGGAACGCCCACTAAAATTGTTCAAAAGTCTACCGATTACGTAATCgttgtgtgacgtcatcaagggAATATCAAGCAGTGGGATCGCTCGGCCAAGCGCGCGTATCCATTGAATTTTCACAACAAGTTCTCGCGAAACATTTTAAATTCAAGCACAAATCATGAGTGATCTTTCAGGATCAGAGAGTGAATATGATCCTGCCCACTTGTCATCTGATCAAGATTCTCCATGGTCGAATTCAGAGAGTGAGCAAGAAGAAGAATTTGCCAGAGAAAATCAAGTAGAGGCCGGTCCTGATATTCCTGCTGGCATGCAAGCAGCGGGTATTTTGCCGTACCAATTCGAGCCCGAGTTCCAACCAGGGGAAGAAATTCAGAATGTTGGTGCCATccaagaaaatgacattgagGGTAGACTTGGAAACAACAATTGGTAAGATTATCTCATACATAATCGTATTATTAATACTCCGTAACTAGTACCCTGAGTGTCTGAAAAAGATGTCTCATCTGAGAAGGTCGGATTGGAAGTGACGGAGCACTAGCGTGCGCTGCAGCCGCTGCTACCCGACGCTTCCGGCTGGAAACACAGCTCAGTTACGTTGCTATTAAAAGCCGAAACGAGGCTGGTGAACGGATCTGAGCTGTGGCTGCTGCCCGATGCTTTGACCTGAGCTGAGGCGCTTCGAATTCGATGGAGTGAACTAGGAATCATTTTACTTGACCTAACACTTGGTATCTTGCAGTCTaataaatgttttcattttgtttttcaaatttctgttgtTCATGCAGGTGTTCATGCAGCGGAGGATGCCAAGCGATGCCTCGAGTTGTCGAGTCGTACTGCTGCAAAGAAGTGGCTCAGGTAGTGGCGATGATGGACCAGTACACTGCTGCAGAACTGAACTGCATCACAGAGCACCCTGGCTTTGAAGGGGTTTGTTTAAATCCGTGGGTTTTAGACACTGCATACTTAGGGTATCGTCAGCAATATGGTGACAGAGCACGGCATGATGCAACTGAAAATGAGTGAGTGTTTTTTCATGAACAATTGCACTTATTTTCTGCAATCTAATAttggaataagaaaaaaattataaaaaaaaacatgatttttatcaaCTCAAAATACTCAATTGTCCTGAATGGTATCATGTTttatatcatttaaaattatgaaaatatgtatCATAAGACATAAGGTAAGTGTTGTAATGAGCTACggtgatatatatttttgaatggTTATTTCCATTAGCAGTCttcaattttattcttttttgacTCAGAGGTGTTAACTACAACCCCCTCCTTACTTATGAATCACCTAAAATATATGCACATGTAGTAGTCAGcataggcgggggggggggagggaacgTGTCCCcaccccctaaatttgaggtggggggacgatcccccctaaatttttatttgatcaccttttttttgcttgtcaaaagattttcttgtcccccccccctaaaattttggttgataactttttttattgggggggggggggttgcttgtcaaaaaatgttggtaATCCCCCTAGATTTTTTGACTTCCGCCGCTAATGGTAGTCAGTAGGATTTAGGGGAAATTTTAATGATGTAGATTTAGAAATCATGTGATGTTCTGTATCTGATTTActtatttttaatttctatttattttttgtaggaAACACAGGCACGTTGGCTATCGGCAGCTCGCAAGATGGTGTTGGGGATTTCTAGGGAGATCTGTGCGCGTCCCCCTACCTTCCTGTGCGGTGACTCACATCCGAGCTACTTATCCATCGGACATTTACAGAGGTTTTGAAGATGCGTAGACCTTTTTTATGTTGATTTCAATGAAGGCGCCTCTGAATCAACAGAGACATACATGATTGATTCCATGACAAGGACTGGATGTACTTAAGTCTTAAACATTTTATCGAGTGCCATTATTTTGTGATCTCTCAActagaagtacatgtaatttgaaagaaatttttTGCCAAGTATACCTGGTGTGTAGAAGAAAATTTCTTTTTGTCACATTTTTGACTGATAAAAAGTCATAAAGATTCTGATGTTTTTATCACTGTGCTAAAGACAAGCACTCAGAgttgttttattattgtatgTTTTGATGAAATAACAGGGAAGTGCTGATtgtatttatttctgttttctttaaataaaggTGTTCAAACCAACTTAATTTTCTTGCGTTCTTTTCCAAAGTCAGTTTAGGCAGTCTTACTACAGTCCACTTCTGTTATAATCTTAATATTTATGGCAGCACTCATGCAGTACATATGAAATTGGTACTGGAAAACTGCCTGTCATTATAAATTACTTTATCTGATTATCATTATAACAAGAGTGAACTAATGAAACCAAACATTTTGGGTATGTTTGGCCTATAATCTAGGCAGCGGCTGGTGCTATTGTCTTTTGCTGCCAACTGTTAATGTAAACAAACAACGATTTGCAGCCCACAGCTTATACTACAGTTAGCGttggtcaatttttttaaattatggtCAACAAATAGGTGTGGAAGTTtcatactaaaattatgtgtTGTCTGTTGTTGATAAACAACGGCAACTATTAATGCAGGACCGGAGTGTATAGGCTGTGCTACTTTGTAGCCCACTGTTAACAGTTGAACGCAAAAGACAATGGCAGTAGCCCCGGGCAAGACTACAGGCTAGGAAATGTTGGATGATAGATGAATGATTGAATGTTGCAAAATTGCTTTGACTTAGATGAATATAAGGTAGACTTAGGCAGAGTTATCTGTATTTAAATTCAGAGGTAAGAGCATTGTACAATGTAGATTTGATGGAAGTGGAGAACATGTGAAAGAGGGACAAAAGAGCGATAGTggaatctggggcccgtttcataaagaact contains:
- the LOC135159645 gene encoding uncharacterized protein LOC135159645, which codes for MSDLSGSESEYDPAHLSSDQDSPWSNSESEQEEEFARENQVEAGPDIPAGMQAAGILPYQFEPEFQPGEEIQNVGAIQENDIEGRLGNNNWCSCSGGCQAMPRVVESYCCKEVAQVVAMMDQYTAAELNCITEHPGFEGVCLNPWVLDTAYLGYRQQYGDRARHDATENEKHRHVGYRQLARWCWGFLGRSVRVPLPSCAVTHIRATYPSDIYRGFEDA